Genomic DNA from Salvia miltiorrhiza cultivar Shanhuang (shh) chromosome 1, IMPLAD_Smil_shh, whole genome shotgun sequence:
tttaatgcttcacttaaatgtgaaaaggatgtgtgaaaataataaataagggtataaaagataaaaaatataaaaattaaatgcattttcttaatatgtgtgaaaaatgGGAGgagactaaaatggtgggacagagggagtatatatgaaaaactatgtgcttgaaataacataatttaagtatttctttatctagaTCTTCAGTGATTAAGTTCAATTGAATattaatgtgagaatgatgaaagctaaaatatgaatgaaaattaagctttttatttaggttatgagtttaatgtgaaaatgaggattatttcaaattatatacatgatcaaattaaattgaaaaacttatttatttaatatatatcttactataattttctttattttatatgaccaaattaaattaaattacttatttatttaaaatatatctaacgatcattttatttactttaaccAAGTTCAGTttaagaacctatttatttcagaaacatctatacttttatttaggtttgcaaatattgaaatttaatttcgactttttatattttgaattatgaagtttattataaatttaatgtgaaaatattCTATTGCAGTTATAAAAATATgtggaaaactatttatttgaaatacatattataagtatttctttatctatattttccaatgattaaatataatatcaatgtggAAAAAATAGATGGCCTAATGTCTACATGAAGATTGAGccttttatatagattatgaattgatgaagtttatgaCAATTTCAATGTGGGATGGATGAGTAAAAATGCCatataatatagaattgagaatgatcaaAATACTCACTTGTGggagtgccacataggatagagaaTGAAGGAGATGTCTTCAATATGTATTCTatttaataatagatagattGTATATTTTATTATCCCGATAACAATTTGTGGGTAttggaataaaaataatattggaAAAAATACAATGGTAACATTAACTAAATGTCAGTTGTGCTCACGAACGGTGTCcacatatgtgtgtgtatatattggAAAGAGTTCAGTGAGAACCCTTTTCAGAACTTGGAGAACTAATTATAATTAAGTAATttatatcaaataaaaaaaaaaaaaaaaacgtataCATTCCGTGAAGTAATTATACACGTTCAGAAAAATGGATATCTTAACACTTATGAAATTCGAAAGCACgtaaatttattcaataaaatgatgaatttattGTAGATTTTCACGGTCTAAAAATTGAGGACTGTTATTATTTTATACTATGTGTGAATATTACTCAATATTGTATAGGGCCCACATGGAGAAAAGTGTATTTCGTCTCAAAGCTGCGTCTCATGCGTATTGTTTTCGTGTTTTCAGCGTATGTATTTAGTCACTCCTTGTTCTAAATTTGCTCTAATTTGGAAGGGTTGTAACGTACAACACCAGAACACaccttttaaaataaaataaaataaaatcattcaatatgtGTTTAATGCCATTTTCATCTAAATATACCTAATAGTATCTGAGAGAGAGTGAAAACGCGTAATAGAGTAAGATGCATGACAGAGAAGCACCAGCtgttttaatttcaaaatttggatgtttttgatgatgtttgtttCTATGGATTTTATTCAGACATGCACACTCTCTAGTAACCATCCTCGAAGCTGCTATTTTTTCCTACCATTCTTTTTCTActattaatataaatacaaacaCTCTCACgcgtatatatttatttattttatctataatTTATGCAGCATCATTTTATTAGCAACATTCAGATGTATATcagaatatacatatatacgaTAAAATATCATGTCTAAGATATGTTTgtttaattctttattttatattttattcaattaCTTACTGCATGTAAACATATATATGACTGCCccgaaaaaaaagaaaattaagatTTTTATTCTGAAGTTACTTTAATTATATCTTTTCCTGAGAATTGAGAACTATggacaaatacataaaatacacgAATAAGAGATAATCAGATCGAATAAAAGATAATCAGATCATGAATAGTTGAATATAATACATATACAGGATTCAATAATCttttattcatgtattttatgtattataattattCACGATCTAACAATCTCGTGTTCATGTATGTGTTTGTGCATGGTTCTCAATTCTCACGAAAACATGTGACTCTTACTTTAACCTAACCCTACAATTATATTTGTACGTGCTTAAAAAATTTATCAGGTTTAAATTAAATCTATCTAATAGCAGTAATGAAATTACAAAATTGAGTTTTTTCCTAAAAAGACTTACAAAAGCTCTAGAATTTTCAGGTTATGTTGATTAAACTTTATTATGAGAATCATAACTACATTTCACTTTAGTAATATAAAGCTCAAATAAAGAATTATAGGACCATTTACTCATTAGtcactgataaaaaaaattacaaatttatattCTATCTATATTTTCTTGACAAAGAGACAGTCAATCCAAAACCAACAatatactattatatatatGGTATATAGTAGTATAATATAAAACAAGAACATCAgaataaagttgaaaatttgtTACTGTGctgattaataattaaagcgCGAATAActccataatatatatataggccaaagAGGCAGCCAATATCTCAAAAGAAAATTcacaacaataaaatattacacataatatatttttatctaatgcAGTAATGTTAACTAAGAGACACATAAAAGTATGTCTCTCATGATTCATGACATAATATTTAGTTTCATATATGAACCAAAAAAAATGACTGGAAAACATCTGTCACCCATTTTCATCCTGGTTAATTACATATTTATTGATTGACTAAAATGTAGtaaaccccaccccacccccacaccCACCCAATCCCCTTTCTATAAATACCGTCAAGAAAGTCTCTTCTTCAACACACCAACTTCATCACTCCAAAAGGAAACTAAAACAAAAACACGCACTTAGCTACCTATCATGAAAATGGTGAAGCAAGAATCAAAGATTCCATCGAAACAAAACTCACCACCCTCATCCTCGTCGTCGTCGAAGAAGAGATTCAAGGGTGTAAGAATGAGAAGCTGGGGATCATGGGTGTCCGAAATCAGAGCTCCCAATCAAAAAACGAGAATCTGGCTGGGCTCCTATTCAACCGCCGAAGCCGCCGCAAGAGCTTACGACGCCGCTCTCCTCTGTCTCAAGGGATCAAAAGCCAATCTCAATTTCCCCAAATCCATCCAAACCCTAAATTTCTCCGACGATAGCGCCGCCGTCATGTCGCCTAAATCGATCCAaaaaatcgccgccgccgccgccgcggatCTTCTAGAAAGTTCCGAGGAATTCAGCCCGCTTTCGTCGTCGTCACCGTCGCCGTCGCTTTCGTCGTCGTCGAATGAGATTGGTTCTGTTCCGATTGAGAATGACCTGATTATTTTGGACGGCGGCGGAGGTGGTGAAGGGGATTTGTCGTGGTACAACTTTGAATCCCCCAAGTACTACTACGAGATGATGAATAATGGGGTTTTCTTTGATCCGACGATGGCTGCGCAGGATGATTATGCTTGCTTCGAAGACGAAGATATCAGATTATGGAGCTTCTGCTGATTCACCAATTTGTTTATTCAATTCGTTGGATGATCTTCGCATTATTTCTTGAAGACATTACTGACCGTgacagtattttttttttatatattattttagtaTATCTGAGGTTAGTGTGAAATTCAAAGGATTTTTCACAAGTGAAATATTTTTCGTGGTGAATTAATTGATCATGTAATAACTAATAGTAAGATGTACACTCATGTGGCATGTGGTACCTATGTGTATTTTATTGGGAAAATAATGTTTTATATCCTACTAtcatattttagtaattttattgatCGATTCATAAACCGGAAGATTGATTATTATACTTGGATTCAACTATTAGTATAAGAGGCAATTTTTTATAATAGCCattttgatatataataaaaattaattactcgTTGAAGCGCAACTTTGTTGGTAAAGACGTTTCTTATGTAATAGTCGAGTAATGCgcgagtaattttttttttttgaattaaaattacaataggtatttaaatataatcaattatgcaactcGCACGCAGGCGaaaaattacaagaggtatctagatataatcaattatgcaactcACACACCAACACCACCTAAAAGTGGAAAAAAGAACTCAAGATCTCTTACAAATGAGAGTTTTGGGGTGCTtcaactttgccactagagcaaggcCTCGTCGGTCCGAATGCGTGAGtaattaagggttaatttcccttaattcaactaaaaaatattattatttgatttgatacattaaattattgacaatttgagttatttgctttgtgttctttttttattaataagaaattgaataaaaaatattattttaccaACTAATTATCACGCAAGAATAAATACGCCACGTAAAAATTGGCacaccatattatatattagcttgGTATTTGGCCAGAATttagattagtagcaaaatcagataaaatcaaaagtttagtaattatcacgccacaATTCAAAGTTTGTTTGCAAAACCAGAATTagatgaaagttcagtattttatgggcaattaaccctaataataaaaGGGGTGATAGCACTAAAataaggggttattgccgggcaatacatatagtttgtcaattttatggtttataacatgactttataatttgaccagaaaatacatcaattttcaatttaatcgcaattttctggtcaaattataaagtcatgttataaatcagaaaattgacaaactacatgtattttCCGGCAATAACCCCCTAAAATAAACGTACTTGTACGTATTTTTTTTGGAGGGATTGTACGTATTTATTTCTTTACATGCATTAGAAATATTGACTcagtacattttttttttgcacgtGATGAACATTTTGAGCGAATGATTCGTCAAAGTATTTTCGTATTCTTATAGTAAAATCTACCTAATATCTTAACTACATTAATTATGAAGACTTTCGTTTAAGTCAGGTACATAATTCCGATTTCTATCTCAACATTTATTCATTGAAAATGTTTTCCGTGTGcaaaattataaagaaattaaagtTAACGTATTCGAATGAAGGATTTTAAGTTtatgtgcaaaatcaaaaatGTGTCAAAACTCGTATAGTTTGgcgttataataataataataataacaataataataataataataataataataataataataatatccaATCACGTAATCgataatttattgtaattttcaaaGTCATATTTTGCCGTGCGATTAGTCGTTTTCATATATGGATTGATGTAACTTCATTGATAATTGATTTTAGAATTGGAAGTGCTAAAGATTCTTTTTTATGATGATCGAAATAAGCGCTCTATTCAGATCATTTTAAATCTAGTcgttccccccccccccccccccttatttcatgatttgttattttctaaaataaatttattgccacaatattacatattttaatttcttgtatataTGAAGTTCCGCCGAAAATGATATGTGAAGTAGAAAACTACAATTTTTATTAGATAATGCCTATACTATACTCCATAAACAAACGAGTAACAAGTTAAAATTTATGATTGGTAAACAAATTGattgaatttgaaattaatgTAGGGTACCATTTCATTTCTAGTTGTACCCATTCTAACATTGTACTTGGCCTTTTTAAGGCTATATTGTGGGCCAGTCCCCTAGTTTTGGATTTGATAGTTGTAATTTTTCGAAGACGAGAAGAACTCAAGAGAAACAAAAATGCAGATATTagagtaaaaattaaaaatgcctatttttgttaaattatagtgaaaaatattcatttttatgaaattattgtGTTTATGCCCACTGTGATTAAATTACTTTTAATGTCTTAATCAATTTATTTGCAGAGATAAAAATAACTTGCTGTCACAAAAGCAGGTTGCCGTCCCAATGACAACCTATTTTTTTTCGACAGCAAGCtattttttcttacacaattgtacttatGTCAAAAAAGTGTAAgattttacattaaaaaaaataatgtaaaatcaTAAACATCTAAGGATAATTTCGACAATTAACTTTAATTTGGACATATAATCAAGTCTTTTTATAAAGATAGCATTTTTAATTAGAAATGATAGACGTGGCCATTTTTACTCGTTAACACCAGATTTATTTGATAAAGTATGCATTTTTACAAAATACAGCTAGAGACGTGTAAAATTttctaaatatttatttatttattaataattgaaACAGTAGTTCGTTTTAATTACCATTCAAATGAAACCCTTGGAAAGCCTATTTGATAAGTAGATTCTAAATTTTGGAACTAATCGGGTctataaattttgattaaatggatgatcataattaattttcattttcaataatatacatatatatagaactaactaaaatgtatgaattctatgtaaaaCACACGTATGAATTTGTTTTTGCTTTGTAAAtatacgaattgtgaaaaataaaatttcgctacctatgagattcgaactcagtaCCATGAATtcccaacaaggtgatgaatgaaccgtagatcttgataatctaagggttgaaaatggttcttattttatattttaagaggtatttttattttagcctcctcatatatatatatatatatatatatatatatatatatataatatagagaatagttcaatggagaccactcccctatatagagaatgaagaccaaatcagaaccattgatctcaccaaaatcaatgaatcagattcatctgaattcttcaagtttaggaaattcCGTAAATTCCTCGTTTTTCAATTTTgtgaaccaacgaacattattatgaacttacgaacataagtatatttatttgtatgttcatttgtttttatacgaacatatcgacgaacattagtatgttcatttgctttttatacgaacacatccacgaacattagtatgttcgtaagtttataataatgttcgttggttcccagaattgaaaaatgaggaatttacgagatttcctaaacttgaagaattcgaattaatctgattcattgattttgatgAGATCAATGACTgtgatttggtctctattctctatacaGGGAAGTGGTTTCTATTGAAactgaccatatatatatatatatatatatatatatatatatagggggccgctccaatgagaccccctaattttagtgagatatagggcacgatctggtgcgtttattttatcaatcatatggctgatattgtatttggagggagatttttttttgcagggttcgaatactggagggagcagaatattttaaattttgttattcatcagtatatactaccttgttcatcagtatatatgtcttatttattaccaaatttttaaattttgtttttcatcaatatatacatcttgttcgttagatatacgccttgttcattagtattatatgtctaaTTCATTGTcatcatgttacacgaaaaatagggggtctcactggagcgtgcccctatacacacacacacacacgcgcgttTCAATGAGATCCCCTATATGTGGTGTAGATTGATTTGTAAGTGTTAATTTAAT
This window encodes:
- the LOC131024185 gene encoding ethylene-responsive transcription factor ERF014-like, with the protein product MKMVKQESKIPSKQNSPPSSSSSSKKRFKGVRMRSWGSWVSEIRAPNQKTRIWLGSYSTAEAAARAYDAALLCLKGSKANLNFPKSIQTLNFSDDSAAVMSPKSIQKIAAAAAADLLESSEEFSPLSSSSPSPSLSSSSNEIGSVPIENDLIILDGGGGGEGDLSWYNFESPKYYYEMMNNGVFFDPTMAAQDDYACFEDEDIRLWSFC